One window of the Dendropsophus ebraccatus isolate aDenEbr1 chromosome 12, aDenEbr1.pat, whole genome shotgun sequence genome contains the following:
- the KLHDC7A gene encoding kelch domain-containing protein 7A encodes MINTVWESTLGQSDMQLIGKVALSATAVFILALAYRFYKLRKLESTEPTGKHDLGCGTEKSTATVETPLRDYIGDETGNLRFRCVHKNLQNSSVTDLGNKNFAAERVTLHQAQEGLQSDEVTCKDQSGLKSEDAEQWLRKDDPLQSQRQLKEGTDGQTDQCKETIHKTQTQDCRQDPEGGEMQEKSLLANGSTGQDSKDLPPRHRNQAEEKCHQVIATQMQEDIITNGGPIQTLTVGGLPEKMVESSSLSVTDEADLHFDTGVHGAQTPLMDLPPSTEREDVDINAQQEPSGNDGIKGKTQEEIGESQGQNVMKDHREKESKEENTATQGIQSTIVSSVNASPSLSKQQDQDGAGVVQSGPNSYRIADHEEASLDVHLSLENCYDILCLAKKNNHDGLIAAAYKTMSDDYLHILQNPTIYGRLNATERDLILEGRMKGRRFVVVADIDTQATSASENKSNLSYYDTDNDQWHGLSHIPNEAVSRGCSMATLFNYLFIVLGSDGLDRQMKPSKRVICYNPLTDSWKEVAPLKEARPHCKLVALDGCLYAIGGECLHTVEKYDPRLNRWSYIAPLPNDTFAVAHMATACDEEIYVTGGTIRYMLLRYNLREKIWKNSLISGSKDRTTEIIAANNFLYRFDLNRNMGISVHRCNIRARIWYECATYAMPYPSPFQCVVIDNSIYCISRNFHLRLLADEVSPRFMEVDLQTVPSPKGILYPLVLVLPVKGIP; translated from the coding sequence ATGATTAACACCGTGTGGGAGAGCACACTCGGTCAGTCGGACATGCAGCTGATAGGGAAAGTAGCTCTCTCAGCTACTGCCGTATTTATTTTGGCACTCGCCTATAGATTCTATAAGTTACGAAAGCTTGAGAGCACCGAGCCAACTGGCAAGCATGACCTGGGCTGTGGCACAGAGAAGAGCACCGCCACTGTGGAAACCCCTCTACGGGATTACATAGGTGATGAAACTGGAAATCTGAGATTCAGGTGTGTACACAAGAACCTGCAGAACAGCTCGGTCACAGATCTCGGGAACAAGAACTTTGCTGCCGAACGTGTCACCCTACACCAGGCTCAGGAGGGATTACAATCTGATGAGGTCACCTGCAAAGATCAAAGTGGTCTAAAAAGTGAAGATGCAGAGCAATGGCTCAGGAAGGATGATCCCCTGCAAAGCCAACGTCAGCTTAAAGAAGGTACCGATGGCCAAACAGACCAATGCAAGGAAACCATCCACAAAACACAGACCCAGGACTGCAGGCAGGATCCAGAAGGTGGAGAAATGCAAGAAAAGTCACTGCTGGCAAATGGGTCCACAGGACAGGATTCTAAAGACTTGCCCCCGCGTCACAGAAACCAAGCAGAAGAAAAATGTCACCAGGTTATCGCAACACAAATGCAGGAAGATATCATTACCAATGGTGGCCCAATACAGACGCTCACAGTTGGGGGCCTACCAGAGAAGATGGTGGAATCCAGTTCTCTGTCAGTCACAGATGAAGCTGACCTTCACTTTGATACTGGTGTTCATGGAGCTCAGACACCTCTTATGGATTTACCACCGTCTACTGAAAGAGAGGACGTAGACATCAATGCTCAACAGGAACCAAGTGGTAATGATGGGATAAAAGGTAAAACACAGGAAGAAATTGGCGAATCCCAGGGACAGAATGTGATGAAAGATCATCGAGAGAAGGAAAGCAAAGAAGAGAACACAGCTACTCAAGGAATCCAATCGACTATTGTTTCTTCTGTCAACGCATCCCCATCACTCTCCAAGCAGCAGGATcaggatggtgctggagttgTACAATCTGGACCAAACAGCTACCGCATTGCTGACCATGAAGAGGCTTCTCTTGATGTTCATCTCAGTTTGGAAAACTGTTATGACATTTTGTGTTTGGCAAAGAAAAACAACCATGATGGCCTTATAGCAGCAGCCTACAAAACTATGAGCGACGACTACTTACACATCCTACAGAACCCTACAATCTATGGGCGACTCAACGCCACCGAGAGAGACTTAATCCTGGAAGGTAGGATGAAGGGAAGGCGTTTTGTGGTTGTGGCAGACATTGACACTCAGGCCACCAGTGCCTCTGAAAACAAGAGCAACTTAAGTTACTATGACACCGACAATGACCAGTGGCATGGATTATCCCACATCCCCAATGAAGCCGTCAGCCGCGGCTGCTCAATGGCAACTCTGTTCAACTACTTATTCATTGTACTGGGATCTGATGGCCTTGACAGGCAAATGAAACCATCCAAACGTGTCATCTGCTACAACCCCTTGACAGACAGCTGGAAGGAAGTGGCTCCACTCAAAGAAGCAAGACCTCACTGCAAACTGGTAGCACTTGATGGTTGCCTTTATGCCATTGGGGGGGAATGCCTTCACACTGTTGAAAAATATGACCCACGACTAAACCGGTGGAGCTACATAGCGCCTCTTCCAAACGACACCTTTGCGGTTGCCCATATGGCGACTGCATGTGATGAAGAGATCTATGTCACGGGTGGAACTATTCGATACATGCTGCTAAGATACAACCTTCGAGAGAAAATTTGGAAGAACAGTCTTATCAGCGGCAGCAAAGACAGGACAACAGAGATAATAGCCGCCAACAACTTTCTCTATCGGTTTGACCTAAACCGAAACATGGGCATAAGCGTCCATCGCTGCAACATCCGAGCCAGGATCTGGTATGAATGTGCCACCTATGCCATGCCCTATCCATCGCCCTTCCAGTGCGTGGTTATCGATAACAGCATCTACTGCATTAGCAGGAACTTCCACCTGCGTTTGCTGGCGGATGAAGTGTCTCCCAGGTTCATGGAGGTCGATCTACAGACTGTGCCCTCGCCAAAGGGCATTCTCTACCCGCTTGTCCTTGTTCTGCCAGTCAAGGGCATTCCGTGA